A segment of the Eptesicus fuscus isolate TK198812 chromosome 9, DD_ASM_mEF_20220401, whole genome shotgun sequence genome:
aagatttctttaaaaaaaataatgttaagagatagttagaaatatttatatatacactagaggcctgatgcacgaaaatttgtgcaagagtaggccttccttcccctggctactggcaccggctttcctctggcacccgggacccaggcttccctcctccagccgccagcctccctcctccggccagccgcaggcaaccaggacccagatttccctccctctggctggccacaggcacctgggaccctgggtggcttcacccaggccctggctttgacaggaaggacatccggaatgatgtctggaagacatccggtctatcaggtctaattagcatactacccttttattagtatatatatatatatcttttaaatgtttgttgtttgttttaaaatatgtttttattgatttcagagaagaaagcagagagagagagagagagagagagagagagagagaaacatcaaagatgagaatcattgatcggctgcctcctgcacgccccccactggggatcaagcccacaacctaggcatgtgcccttgactggaatcaaacccgggacccttcagtccgaaggccaatgctctatccactgagccaaaccagccagggctatttatatattttttaaatgggtgatGGTGTTACTGGTCAGGGACCTGCCCGAAGTGGGTCTGCCTCAGGTCAGCCTCTATTGTGTGGAGGAGAGATTTCACAAAACAATCCAGGTAattttgagaatatgtttgttaaaactggggacagtgaaagaaggaagggcttagcatagaagaagcaacagccctagccggtttgcctcagtggatagagctttggcctgtggaccaaagagtcctgggttcagttctggtcaagggcatgtatcttggttgcaggctcctccccggcccaggccctggttggggctcatgcaggaggcaactagtcgATGTGTTgtgtctcacatcagtgtttctctccgtctttccctctctccctaaaaatcaatggaaaaatatcctccagtgaggattaaaaaaaaaaaaaagcaatagaagaGTCTAGGTGGTGCTCTGCTTTGGCATTCTAGAAATGCtatgggaaagaagtgagccacggtggggctgctgtcagctcacagggaagtcagagaaaagggggccttggaggcagGATCAGGAGGaaagcccaggatgagctgccactgcccactgctctccTGGTTGAAACTCTTGTCGGGACCCTTAGCGTTTAGGAGGCAGTAAAAAGTTCATGCCTGAGAAGGGACATAGGTGTGCTCTACAATGAGCCTGCACTGAATCTTGGTcttgagttgtttttttctcttctgttggCGAGAATCTTAGGGGatggtttcagcagaatattcatcagctttccaggtgcatttttaatatgcaGATACATCAAAATGAGTGTATAGGGGAGTTTGGGATTGTTCTTTGTTCTgctttactgttttacttttatcttgggtCTTTCTGGCTTTAATGgggtttttcttatttgtttcccagacttcatctgtccttggggtTAGCTGGCACAAATGACATTAATTGGgtctctgttttctattttccctGCCCAGGGTGACTTAAGACAGCAGTCGCCaacggtggtccgcggaccactggtggtccgtgaggtctgaaaggttggcgacctctggtttaaggaaacctttggagcagcggtcgccaatctgtggtccgtgaggtccgaaaggttggcgactgctgatttaagatatgtattctctggttagggaggagagttataaaccatttgctctcacgTGTCCCTGGTTAGGGGAGATAAGGTCTTTCAATTCATCAGCTGGCTGTAAGTTGTTCAAATTTGActttgtttccccattccacttgctcAGGAATcttctagcttcttactatcccgCCTAATGCTACATGGAATTTCAAATTtccattaataaaaaaacaaactaaagaaaaaagCCTTGTAATTAACTCTGCTTAAAATGACCCATTAGTGGTTTCCCATTTATTATTGCTCCTAGGATTCTGAGTCCAGGATCCCTAATACGACCCTCCGTACCCTGTAGGTTCTGCCCCCTGCCTGTCTCTCTAGCCTCCTTCCCTAGGATTTCTGGGTTCCAGCCACATGGGCTCTTCTTCTCTTTGTATCCTATTCCTTTTGCCTAGAGCAAGtcatattttctttcccttttcccccccattattTCACAGCTCAAATATCACTTCTTTAGGGAAGCTTTCCTTGATCTCACTGCCTAGTCCAGGCCAGAACCCTGATATATTCTCATAGCACCCTGTACTTTTCCTCTACAGTTGTCACACTtatattcatgcatttatttttgtagttGTTTAATGTTTGTCTCATTAGACCATAAGATCCTCAGACAGGGACAGAATCTGTTCCCCAGAACCTAGCATAGTAGTTGGCAAATAGCATACATtgagtatatatttaaattaacaaaCAGTTAATAAAGTGCTTATAAGATGCCATATTCTCACTGTAACCCCATGACGTAGCTATTAATATCATTCCCactttacctttacctttttggTGCCTTATAAGGTCTCATTTTAACGAGGCTCCATGGCTAAAAAAGCTGGGAGGTCTGCACTGGACCAGCCCACCTTCCTTCCGTGCTGCTTTAACTCGAGGAATGTGCTTTTTATTCAGGAATTGTTCCCTAGCTTTGGCCTGAGACATTcaggctctgccctggcctggatttacttttttcttctctttcctaacTCCCAGGCGGACTGACCCAGGACCTGAAAGCTGCCTTCAGCTGCTTTCTGATGGCGTGTGAGAAGCCTGGAAAGAAGTCTGTGGAGGCATGTCACAATGTTGGTCTCCTGGCACATGATGGACAGGTCAATGATGACGGCCAGCCCGATCTGGGGAAGGCCAGAGACTATTATACAAGGGCCTGTGATGGCAGCTATGCCCCTAGCTGCTTCAACCTCAGTGCCATGTTTCTGCAAGGTGCTCCCGGCTTTCCCAAGGACATGGGCCTAGCATACAAATACACCATGAAAGCCTGTGACCTGGGCCACTTCTGGGCCTGTGCCAATGCCAGCCGCATGTACAAGCTGGGGGATGGCGTCGATAAGGATGAAGCCAAGGCTGAAGCACTAAAAAATCGGGCCATGAAACTGCATAAAGAACAGCAGAAAAATGTCCAGCCTTTAACGTTCGGGTAGCGTGGCCCACCCTCCTGTGCAACAGATGCGGGCACCTCCTATTCCCGATGCAGCCCTTGGAGATCAACCTGCTGGAGCAGGAAGACTTGGGACTTGGTATTAGTAGCCCTGGTTACATATACCCATTGCCCCAGAGTGTCACCTGCTGGGATGTAGTATGAAGTGTTTATTTCTTTAACTGGTGTGATCTGTAAAGAGACCCACATTTAACGGGGTTTTAGATCTCAAACTCGTATAGCTCTAAAAAACAGCAAACTAGAGAGCCATGGAGATtttgcggggcggggcgggggggggggggggtgtgtggagaGACAAAGAGCAGGAGATTGGAAAAATTAGCAGCCACAGGGCCGGAAGGAATGAGACATCAtcgtcatcattattattttagttgGGAGGCTTGAAAATCAGGAAGTATCTTGATTTACATAACAGAGGGCTTAAGGGGCTAAGAACAGTCACGACTGCCACCCTCTGGCTTATGTAATCATTGGTGTGGGCTTTAGTTCTGCCTTTAGAGTCACATTTTTTCAATACATTCATGGAGATCTGGAAGATTAAAGGTCATTATGGTTTAGCACACTTTGTCCCTCAGAACAGAACCTTTTTAACTGTTCCTGTGAATAAACTATTTtgattaatatttttgttattggtgTTCTCTCCACATTCTGGGTAGAGATTATGTTCTTCAGTGGTTGTGCCTTTTCTTTTAAGAACATTTGCTTTTTCTGGTATCTTCCTAATTTGTCACTAGGGGGCGAGCTTGTCATTTTCCTGCTGACATCAGGACCGTTATTTCTGTCACCACCTGCAGTTTTTGTGCTTCCAGTGTTGCAGCTGTCTTAGAAGGAAGGTTTGCTGTGGGTGGTTCGTAAGCATAGCCCACCAGTTTCTCCAGTTGATAGAGGCAAGGGACTTTCCCAAGGGCAGACAAGGTCTAAAAAGTGagcttattttcaaaatatgaagtAGCTTTTGTTGTGTTACAAAAATATTTGTAGgccaacaagcatatgaaaagatgttccacatGGAtagtcaccagggaaatgcaaatcaaaaccacaatgagatcatTATCATTATCTTACCCCCTTcaggatggctattattaaaaaaaaaaaaaaaaaagacaacaggtgTTTCATCTTGAAGGGTGTTTGCTGGTTTCTGTTCTGAAAGAGCTGCATTTAATACCAGTCTTTGCAGGTGACACTCATGATCTCCGCTACTCAAATTGGTAATCACTGGGCCTGGTTGTAAAGAATAATGCAGAAAGGGTATTCAGGTAGAATCTGTAGACGTCTCGTGATTATTTCTGGTGTTACGTTTCTCACTGTTCATAACCTGATGGCCATTTATGACAGATACTGGGAGTAGCAAGAAATCGCCACTACCCAACTAGAATTAACAAGAATCAAATTGATGCCACACAAATGGAGAAACCTCAGGATGGTCTTAAATTAAACCTGGACGCCTTTGGGCCTTTTAAAGTCTCTTGagcatttttaaacaaagaaatttgGGCTTCCAAAAAAACAACACGTTTGCAAGGATGTATAAAGGTTGGAAGCAGTATagattgctggtaggaatgtaaaacgGTGCATCCACTAGAAAACAATATGGTggttcctcagaaaactaaacaTAGACTTACCATATGGTCCAGCAATTTCCATTCTAGGTACATAAAAAATTGACAGCAGGGTCTCCAAGatatttatacaccaactagaggcccggtgcatgaaatttgtgcacggaggggggttgtccctcagcccagcctgtaccctctccaatctgctggctcccaactgcttgcctgcctcccttcctgattgcccctaaccacttctgcctgccagcctgatcaccccctaaccactctgctgccagcctgtttgcccccaacttccctctgtcggcctggtcacccctaactgccctctcctgcagggttgatcacctccaactgcactcctttgcaggcctggtccctctcaactgccctcccttgcaggcttggtccctctaactgccctcccttgcaggccgggtgtctcccaactgccctctcctgctggccatcttgtggtggccatcttgtgtccacatgggggcagaatctttgaccacatgggggcagctatattgtgtgttgcagtgatgatcaatctgcatattactcttttattagataggatagaggcctggtacaggggtgggggccagctggtttgtcctgaagggtgtccctgatcagggtggggtacccttggggcatggggcggcctgagtgaggggcctgtggtggtttgcaggccggccacgatccctggcaactcaagtggaggccctggtatctggaatttattttccttctacaattgaaactttgtagcctggagcagagccaagcctggggctccctccgaggcaggcagccatttgtgttggggttataattgaaactttgttgccttaagcgggtgggcctggccagggtgtgtggaaagctttgcttcccctgttgctggcggcaaccctggcctgctctctcaagctccattctgccaccatttgtttgaatttgtttaccttctataattgaaactttgtagcttgagtggaggcttaggcctgcaaaggctggcagaaagcttggcttcctctgttacctaggaaaccttgctctctgtggctgtagccatcttggtttgggttaatttgcatacttggtctgattggatggtgggcgtggcttgtgggtgtgttggaggtatggtcaatttgcatatttgtctattattagataggatgctcatAGAGACAACCACAATAGccaaaacatacaatggaatgttattcaaccTTAAAAGGAAGGAGATTCTGATACATGTTATAGCATGGATAAAACTTGaagacatgctaagtgaaataagctaatcaCAAAAAGATGAATACTGTGTGCTCCACTTAGATGAGGTATCTAAACTCATAGAGATAATACAATGGTGCTTGCCAtggtctgggggagggagaaatgtgAAGTTGTGTGACAGGTATAGCTTATCAATTTTGCAAGATGAGAAACTTCtggagattattatttttaaaaatctttattgttaaaagtattgaATATATTCACTTCTTTTACCCCCTTGATCTCTTCTAGCAAAAATGAATATTCTTAACACTATTGAACTATACATTTAAAAGtagttaagataataaattttatgtgtactttaccataattttttttaaaactgtaaacgtaatttttttaaaaggcaagatCTGAACTTTTTGTCTATAAAAGTACTATGTTCTCTTGAAATGCAGTTTGGAacatagcaaaa
Coding sequences within it:
- the LOC103284015 gene encoding cytochrome c oxidase assembly factor 7, which encodes MAGVVDFQDEEQVKSFLENMEVECNYQCYREKDPDGCYRLVDFLEGIQKNFDEAAKVLKFNCEDNKHSDSCYKLGAYYVTGKGGLTQDLKAAFSCFLMACEKPGKKSVEACHNVGLLAHDGQVNDDGQPDLGKARDYYTRACDGSYAPSCFNLSAMFLQGAPGFPKDMGLAYKYTMKACDLGHFWACANASRMYKLGDGVDKDEAKAEALKNRAMKLHKEQQKNVQPLTFG